From the Camelus bactrianus isolate YW-2024 breed Bactrian camel chromosome 4, ASM4877302v1, whole genome shotgun sequence genome, the window aaaggcagcaagaatttttattttaaaggagtttcaaatcctctgatgaatgcttcatttcatctattcaagttttcatttgacccttattaacaactacacaatggatgacttttgaggcaatcttgcttcatgtctttaattctcactaacgacacaggctatttaacaggcagcagtttcttttccaggaagagggacaaaaagttaaaaatgactcagtgcctctcggtccccagtgagttggttgtgacctgtcaacccagctttggggaagtgcccgctccccctgggcccactgagctgccccacagcctccaaggggtgccgtacccccacacgaatccagtctcttggttcctatctttgcttcagatccctcaaggactgcccatgccccagggccccatctgccccaccagccttggctgctggactccaggacaccatcctgggtctcaaccatcccctgttcctatgaccgccccactactctacattttgtccttcaagtgtgggcttctgtggctcgccacacagcaggggtctccccgtcctccaccttgggtaactgcatcgtcctgcacggtgcctagggaacccgtgtggaggcaggaagaatacagaacaacaggtgctcagaggggctgcctttcccactgcaggggccctagagggctttctcccagctggttattcacaggcgctgaagctgtggaatctcgatctcaccaatttaaagggcatcatcactaattacaaaagcaatcatttcttcagtagcaaaaagagaaaagactttgtgttccccacctccaactgttttcctccaccttcagatgtttctcatctctgggcaagggtagaatgcaactcacagaatattatttttcaatgtcttttcccactctgaagattgctttcccagaaccgatgaaggctacaatggtttagcttccctggactgaggattcagaggcctggggggaaggggggagggggaggtgagataactcagcaatattgaacctaacagagacattaaaaggttccattctaaacagaaaggaagcaggatgctatagaaacaggaaaaccatagttggaaatgcaataacgagttgcaagagaataaacataaagatgtaaaaatgaaaaaggacatcaaaataaaaaaagttgggaatgggagaggggagcaagaatatgtagatttttttctttcttttttttcttcgttattcttaggatgtgttggagcctacgtgattatcagtctaaaggaaatagatatagtaatgggctgatatatttgaagaataaggtaagcacaaatcaaaagcatacaatagagtcgcaaaaaaaacaaaaagaaacaaactcaagatggcttaaagacttaaatattagacacgacactataaacttctcacaagaaaacataggcaaaacattatttgacatacatctcagcaatgttttcgtagggcaatctaagcaacccaagcaacagaaataaaagccaaaataaataaatgagacctaattaaacttataaacttttgcacagcaatagaaaccataagtaaaactaaaatacaacctatggaatgggagaaaatatttgcaaaagatgagactgaccatggcttaatttctagactatataaatagttcatacaacttaataagaaaaaaataaacaaccaaatccaaaaatgggcagaacaactaaacaagcaattctccaatgaagacacacagatggccaataggcatataaaaaatgcttaatatcgttcaattatcagagaaatgcaactcaaaactacaatgttatcatctcacaccagtcagaatggccatcattcaaaagtccacaaaccataaatgccggagaggctgtggagaaaaggaaaccctcctacattgtgggtgggaatgtagtttggtgcagccactgtggaaaacagtatggagattcctcaaaagacaaaaaaaaaaaaaaaaaaaaacacttatcacctaatccagcaatcccactcctgggcatatatccagagggaaccttcattccaaaagatacctgcaccccaattttcacaggagcactgtttacaatggccaagacatagaagcaacctaaacattcactgacagatgactggataaagatgtggtatttagatataacagaatatttctcagtcataacaaagaaggaaataaggccatttacagcaacatggatggaaatggagattatctcactaagtgaaataagttagacaaagacaagtatcatatgatatcatttatatgtggaatttttaaaaacatgatacaaatggacttatctataaaacaaaaaacagactcacagacttataaaacaaacttaggtgtttgggattaacagatacaaattactatatgtaaaacagacaaacgacaaggattcactgtagaacacagggaagaatattcagtatcttgcaacctataatggaaaagaacctgaaaaagaatagactatgtatatgtacaactgaatcactatgctgcatacctgaaactaacaaaacagctgtataactgaaactaacaaaacattgtaaatcaatcacatttcaatttaaaaaaaattgataagctctaaatacctttattcaaagaaaatcttgaacccttccctcttacaaaatttaaaatgggtagcttgagcaggaccaaattatactggatgggcagttacatatcttctccagcacgtggcccatgttacacacacatcgtgttttcctacaggtaagaacagccctgactgcacagcgagcgactctttctgggacaagggcctctgtggcagtggcctccttgtcaccgctccatctcaccaggaggccagggttttcagaggggaggggacatagagctcatacacttcaaattgacttcccgaaaaaactatggaaaaaccaaattcacctgcagtgtgggaaacatgagcagggcccctaagcagaccgacaagcccaaagtaagatggcccgatgttcagattggaaccagaacaaagaccacctggccccagttaaatgaccaccacctcacctgcaatgaactgctcgtactcaatgtcagggatgtttctgttgagacttgggaggtcaaaggagtcggaccagggatcggggctctgccagtggtagaggtggccccaagggaattgcaccagtaccggctcttccatcttcagcagggtcttcaggaggaaggcaatgtggatgcagacgttcctacggaggttgaagccctctggagggttgaagtcacacagaaggtacctggcagggagcaaaggagagcgggtcttcagggccaggcctctgcacaggaatccaggcttagatagaacagatacaacgggaatccctgcacagcccatggcctagactccagacacattcagcagcttctggtttgtaaagtggaggcactgcccacccatctccatgtggccaattacttcaagtccgggagcagttgcggaagacatcttggcatccgtctaacaccact encodes:
- the LOC141577420 gene encoding GDP-fucose protein O-fucosyltransferase 2-like isoform X2, with amino-acid sequence MAACSAGRLVLAWSVGGRHPVWGGVPQTVNGNFSSIQMLVPSVNLRNKTQGYLLCDFNPPEGFNLRRNVCIHIAFLLKTLLKMEEPVLVQFPWGHLYHWQSPDPWSDSFDLPSLNRNIPDIEYEQFIAGL
- the LOC141577420 gene encoding GDP-fucose protein O-fucosyltransferase 2-like isoform X1, whose translation is MAACSAGRLVLAWSVGGRHPVWGGVPQTVNGNFSSIQMLVPSVNLRNKTQGYLLCDFNPPEGFNLRRNVCIHIAFLLKTLLKMEEPVLVQFPWGHLYHWQSPDPWSDSFDLPSLNRNIPDIEYEQFIAGFTW